In a single window of the Hippoglossus hippoglossus isolate fHipHip1 chromosome 7, fHipHip1.pri, whole genome shotgun sequence genome:
- the mthfr gene encoding methylenetetrahydrofolate reductase, translating to MVNKDQQVDVTLQPCKSDSSGASISSGESSKESSRCSTPLLDADRSVRLRDKMRRRMESGDHWFSLEFFPPRTASGAVNLISRFDRMGSGGPLFIDITWHPAGDPGSDKETSSMMIASTAVNYCGLESILHLTCCNQTKEKITGYLAKAKHLGLKNIMALRGDPVGADWEEEEEGFNYAIDLVKHIRSEFDDYFDICVAGYPTGHPEAESYEEDLRHLKEKVDAGADFVITQLFFRADTFLKFLDDCRAIGIMCPILPGIFPIQGYQSLRQLVKLSKLEVPEEITKVIEPIKDNDAAIRNYGIQQAIEMCRVLLDSGKVPGLHFYTLNREVATMEVLRQLGLWIEDPRRPLPWAVSAHPKRKVEDVRPIFWASRPKSYIYRTQDWDEFPNGRWGNSSSPAFGELNDYYLFYLKSKSSKDALLHMWGEELMNEESVYEVFTCYITAQPNRSGHKVMCLPWNDEPLAPETNLLKDELEKVNRRGVLTINSQPNINGKPSTDPIVGWGPAGGYVFQKAYLEFFTSSENVTALLKVLKKYEPRVNYHIVNVHGRNLTNAPDLQPNAVTWGIFPGREIVQPTVVDPVSFMSWKDEAFALWIEQWAKLYEEESPSRMIIKYIHNNYFLVTLVDNDFPLENCLWQVIEDMFEMLDAPPDPLNDRTF from the exons ATGGTGAACAAGGATCAGCAAGTGGACGTTACTCTGCAGCCATGTAAGAGCGACTCTAGCGGAGCCAGCATCAGCAGCGGGGAGAGCTCCAAGGAGAGTTCCCGGTGCTCCACGCCGCTGCTGGACGCAGACCGGTCGGTCAGGCTGCGGGACAAGATGCGGAGGAGGATGGAGTCCGGAGACCACTGGTTCTCACTGGAATTCTTTCCTCCTCGCACAGCCAGTGGGGCCGTTAACCTCATCTCAAG ATTTGACCGAATGGGTTCTGGTGGCCCCCTGTTCATCGACATTACCTGGCACCCAGCAGGGGATCCAGGCTCAGACAAGGAAACCTCATCCATGATGATTGCTAGCACAGCCGTCAACTACTGTGGCCTGGAGAGCATCCTCCACCTGACTTGCTGCAATCAGACCAAAGAGAAGATTACTGGTTACCTGGCCAAAGCTAAGCACTTGGGCCTCAAGAACATCATGGCACTCAGAGGAG ACCCAGTGGGAGCAGActgggaagaagaggaggaaggctTCAACTATGCCATCGACCTTGTTAAACATATCCGTTCAGAGTTTGATGACtactttgacatttgtgttgCTG GCTACCCCACAGGCCACCCTGAAGCAGAGAGCTATGAGGAGGATCTTAGACACCTTAAAGAGAAGGTGGATGCTGGAGCAGACTTTGTAATCACTCAGTTGTTCTTCAGGGCAGACACTTTCCTCAAGTTTCTGGATGACTGCAGAGCAATTGGTATCATGTGTCCCATCCTACCTGGAATCTTCCCCATTCAG GGTTACCAGTCCCTGCGTCAGCTGGTCAAGCTGTCAAAACTTGAGGTACCAGAGGAGATCACCAAGGTCATCGAGCCCATCAAAGACAATGATGCTGCTATACGTAACTATGGGATCCAACAGGCCATTGAGATGTGCCGTGTGCTGCTGGACAGTGGCAAGGTACCAGGCCTTCATTTCTACACACTGAATCGAGAGGTCGCCACCATGGAGGTGCTCCGACAGCTGGGCCTGTGGATAGAAGACCCAAG GCGGCCTCTTCCCTGGGCAGTAAGTGCCCATCCCAAACGGAAAGTAGAAGATGTTAGACCTATCTTCTGGGCCTCCAGACCCAAGAGCTACATCTACAGAACCCAGGACTGGGATGAGTTCCCCAACGGCAGATG GGGAAACTCCTCATCTCCAGCGTTTGGCGAGTTAAATGACTACTACCTGTTCTACTTGAAGAGCAAGTCATCTAAAGATGCACTGTTGCACATGTGGGGTGAGGAGCTGATGAATGAAGAGAGTGTCTATGAGGTCTTCACCTGCTACATCACAGCCCAGCCAAATCGCAGTGGACATAAG gtGATGTGTTTGCCATGGAATGATGAGCCTCTGGCTCCAGAGACAAACCTGTTGAAGGATGAGCTGGAGAAAGTGAACAGAAGAGGAGTCCTAACAATCAACTCCCAACCCAACATCAACGGCAAACCCTCCACAGACCCTATAGTGGGCTGGGGACCTGCAGGAGGCTATGTCTTTCAGAAG GCCTATCTGGAGTTCTTCACGTCCAGTGAAAATGTGACTGCTCTCCTCAAAGTACTGAAGAAGTATGAGCCTCGTGTCAACTACCACATTGTTAATGTTCAC GGGCGTAACCTGACGAATGCCCCTGACTTGCAACCTAACGCTGTGACCTGGGGGATCTTCCCTGGAAGGGAGATTGTTCAACCTACTGTAGTGGACCCAGTCAGCTTTATGTCTTGGAAG GATGAGGCTTTTGCCCTGTGGATTGAGCAGTGGGCCAAACTCTATGAAGAAGAGTCTCCTTCACGGATGATCATCAAGTATATTCACAACAACTACTTCCTGGTCACTCTCGTGGACAATGATTTTCCTCTAGAGAACTGTCTGTGGCAGGTCATCGAAGATATGTTCGAAATGCTTGATGCTCCTCCAGATCCACTCAATGACAGAAcattctga